In Pseudomonas poae, a single genomic region encodes these proteins:
- a CDS encoding cloacin: protein MVMKIRLRWYETHSNDLKADEYSADIEDSDSVFEALGLGEETAIYADVFNVMAEWITIIQPYFQHMIEPDQFDYQISFGYQGAWPPPPKQSKNQ from the coding sequence ATGGTTATGAAAATCAGATTGCGATGGTACGAAACACACAGCAATGACTTGAAAGCGGATGAGTACTCAGCAGATATCGAAGATTCAGACAGCGTTTTTGAAGCACTGGGTTTAGGCGAAGAAACCGCGATATATGCCGACGTATTCAACGTGATGGCAGAGTGGATAACGATTATTCAGCCGTATTTCCAGCACATGATTGAACCCGACCAGTTCGACTATCAAATATCGTTCGGCTACCAAGGCGCCTGGCCCCCACCACCCAAGCAGTCCAAGAATCAATGA
- a CDS encoding detoxification has translation MSERAYPLTEEEQLKQRILTPQPVRRAYSPPIHLFNPPPVPTTTPAKPPGCVFTKPCQLPDGITHYADPTGFVPLELVKEYGHFCLLGGREVDDQGVVSLRKISGSALPMGLGQLALRTAVVESAAAAVGTVVGGLLTGLVALAWPSALGDSALYTDEQLRSMQRARSQMRLQVEQLEDGTLKGYGFYTGNNAEWQMIDVVQFQSRGDRFVADLGEGVELIWTPAVDPGDTLGTPALEAAPQAPVIWIYPPNEKAAQILVNPVYPPEYRDFILVFPVESGVRPLYVVVNKPRKGLKNPDHDYFPAPKAEDITGFPGLIPQRPVTPRRGGAGLRERWIDAKGRKIFEWDSKKGELEVYRNSDLEHLGAFDPYTAERRGPADPKRRIYR, from the coding sequence ATGTCAGAACGCGCCTACCCCCTCACCGAAGAAGAACAACTCAAACAGCGAATCCTGACGCCGCAACCGGTGCGGCGGGCTTACTCGCCACCCATCCATCTATTCAACCCTCCCCCTGTCCCAACGACTACGCCCGCCAAGCCTCCCGGCTGCGTCTTCACCAAACCCTGCCAACTGCCCGATGGCATCACCCACTACGCTGACCCCACTGGTTTCGTACCGCTGGAACTGGTTAAGGAGTACGGCCACTTCTGCCTGTTGGGTGGGCGCGAGGTCGACGATCAGGGCGTAGTTTCCTTGCGCAAGATCAGCGGCAGCGCCTTGCCCATGGGCCTGGGCCAATTGGCCTTGCGTACGGCGGTGGTGGAGTCGGCGGCTGCCGCAGTCGGGACGGTTGTGGGTGGATTGTTGACGGGCTTGGTGGCGCTGGCCTGGCCATCGGCATTGGGCGATAGCGCGCTCTACACCGATGAGCAATTGCGCTCAATGCAGCGGGCACGCTCGCAAATGCGTTTGCAGGTTGAGCAGTTGGAGGACGGCACGCTCAAGGGTTATGGGTTTTACACCGGCAACAATGCCGAGTGGCAGATGATTGATGTGGTGCAGTTCCAAAGCCGTGGTGATCGGTTTGTTGCGGACTTGGGTGAAGGGGTAGAGCTGATCTGGACGCCTGCGGTTGATCCGGGTGACACCCTGGGGACTCCGGCGTTGGAGGCTGCGCCGCAGGCGCCGGTGATTTGGATTTACCCGCCGAACGAGAAGGCTGCGCAGATTTTGGTGAACCCGGTTTATCCGCCGGAGTATCGGGATTTTATTCTGGTGTTCCCGGTGGAGTCGGGCGTTCGGCCGTTGTATGTGGTGGTTAATAAGCCAAGGAAAGGGCTCAAGAACCCAGACCATGATTACTTCCCTGCACCCAAGGCCGAAGACATAACAGGCTTCCCCGGCCTGATTCCCCAAAGGCCCGTGACACCAAGAAGGGGTGGAGCTGGCTTACGTGAACGATGGATAGACGCAAAAGGACGAAAAATATTTGAGTGGGACTCGAAAAAGGGTGAGCTGGAAGTCTATCGAAACAGTGACTTGGAACACCTCGGTGCGTTTGATCCTTATACCGCCGAGCGCCGAGGACCGGCGGACCCAAAACGTAGAATTTACAGATAG
- a CDS encoding PH domain-containing protein — translation MIDFNNKGFFKLKQNNEYAERVSALLLDGEEVVDAYKAMRDGVVFTTKRIIAVNVQGITGSKKDFTSLPYKNIVAYSVETSGTFDLDSELEVYFSSLGKVRFEFTGKTSIVEISRLISKQLLG, via the coding sequence ATGATCGACTTCAACAACAAAGGCTTCTTCAAACTCAAACAAAACAACGAATACGCCGAACGCGTAAGCGCCCTGCTGCTGGACGGCGAAGAAGTGGTGGACGCGTACAAGGCCATGCGCGACGGCGTGGTGTTCACCACCAAACGAATTATCGCGGTGAACGTGCAGGGGATTACCGGCAGCAAGAAGGACTTCACGTCGCTGCCGTACAAAAATATCGTGGCGTATTCGGTTGAAACGTCCGGGACCTTTGATCTGGATTCGGAGTTGGAGGTTTACTTTTCGTCGTTGGGGAAAGTGAGGTTTGAATTCACGGGGAAGACGTCGATTGTTGAAATTTCGCGGTTGATTTCCAAGCAACTGTTGGGTTGA